The region CTCAATCTGCGCGAGGTCGCCGAGGGGGCCGGGGTCAATCGCGGCAACATCTACCACTACTTCGGCTCGAGACGGGAACTGCTGCGCGCGGCGATTACCCGTCGCTTCGAAGCGGTGATCGAATCTCTGTTGGCCGACCGGCGGGGTGTCTCCTTCGTCGAGCGCAGGCTTCAGGCCTTCCGGTCGACCGACAAGAGTCAGGACAGCCAACTGCGCGCCCTGCTCATCATCGACGGGGACGAAACCGTCGACCCGATGCCGCGATACGAGTCGGCACTCAGTCGCCTGCGCCAGGACGTCATCGACGGGGACATCGATCGTGCCCACGATCTCGAGGCGCTGCACGTGGCGCTCACCGCGCTGCACCGTGGCTACCGCATCTTCCGCGAACCGCTTGCTGCGC is a window of bacterium DNA encoding:
- a CDS encoding helix-turn-helix transcriptional regulator is translated as LNLREVAEGAGVNRGNIYHYFGSRRELLRAAITRRFEAVIESLLADRRGVSFVERRLQAFRSTDKSQDSQLRALLIIDGDETVDPMPRYESALSRLRQDVIDGDIDRAHDLEALHVALTALHRGYRIFREPLAARIDTDVDDLDKRVAEIAHTWLEAMAQPRRVRE